Genomic DNA from Desulfuromonas versatilis:
AGGGCATTGATAAAATCGTCGGCGAAGGCCTTGCGGGCGGCCTCGAGGATCTCCTCGTCGGTAGCCTCCGGCTTTCCGTAACGGATGTTCTCGGCAATGCTGGTGTTGAAAAGAAACGTCTCCTGGTCCACCAGGGCGATATGGGAGCGCAGGCTGTCCAGGGTGAACCGCCGCAGGTCGACCCCGTCGATCCGGATGGCTCCAGCGATGGGATCATAGAACCTGGCCAGCAGGCCCGCCACGGTCGATTTCCCGGCACCGCTGGGGCCCACCAGGGCGACCACCTCGCCGGGGGATGCCACGATGGAGAAATCCCGGACCACCGCTTCATCGCCGTAGCTGAAGCTCACCCGGTCGAAGGCCACCTCGCCCCGCACCGAGGAAACCTCGACGGCGTCGGGAGCATCGGCCACCTCCGGCACCTCGTCCATCACCTCGAAGACCCGCTCGGCGGCACCGACGGATTTCTGCACGGTGTTGCTGACCTTGGTGAGCTTCTTGACCGGGCCGTACATCATCAGCACGGAGGCGACAAAGGAGAACAGCTCGCCCTGGGTCATGGCGCCGGAGATAACCCGGTGGATGCCGTACCAGACCACCGCCGCCACGCCGAAGGAGGCCAGCAGCTCGATGACCGGGGCGGAGGCCGAATCGTACTTCAGCACCTTTCGCATATAGCGGTAAAAGCTGAGATTCTCGTCCCGGAAACGGCGATCCTCGGCCCTCTCCGTGCCGAAGGCCTTGATCACCTTGATGCCGGAGAAGGTTTCCTGGAGCACCGCGGTCAGGTTACCCATGGTGGACTGCCCCTTGCGGGTGTTGTCCTTGATCTTGCGCCCGATCACCGAGGCGGGCACCACCGCGACCGGCAGGATCACGAAGGCCAGGCAGGCGAGCCGCCAATCGGTGTAGAAAGCCAGTCCAGTGAGGCCGACCAGGGTAAAACCCTCGCGCACCGCTTCGACCAGGATGTCGGCGGCCGAGCGCTGCATGATGCCGACGTCGTTGAGCACCCGGGACATGAGCCCGCCGGAGGAATTTTTCGAGAAAAACCCCATGGACAGGGACAGACTGTGGCGATAGAGGTCATTGCGCACGTCCTGAACCACGAGCTGGCCGGCGGTTTTGATGAAATACTCCTGAACGTACCGGGCGCCCCCCTTGAGGGCGGCCAGACCGATGACGAAGACCGGCACCAGGGCGGCCAGGGCGGCATTGCGGTCGGCAATGATCAGGTCGATAAAGGGCTGCACCAGCTTGGCCGAAGCGACGTCGGTGCCCGCAACCACCAGCGAGGCGGCGAGCGCCAACGCGATTCGTCCGGCATAGGGGCGGGAGTACTTCAGCAGCCGGGAATATATTTGCTTGCTAGTCAGTGCCATTCAAACCGCTTTTCCACCGGGCGTTCTCCGGCTCAGATCCGAGGCCATCCGCGCCACCCGCAGCGAACACCCCCCCTCCCCCATCCGGTCTTTTACCGTGGCCAGCCCTTCGCGCATCCGGGCATTGTACTGGGGATCGTCGAGGATCCGCAGGATCTCCTCGCTGATGGCTTCGGGGCTTGCCGCGTCCTGGATGAACTCCCGGACCACGCCCCGGCCGGCGACGATGTTGGCCAGACCGATGAAGGGGACCTTGATCAGGCGCTTGCCGATGGCGAAGGTCAGCGGCGCCATTTTATAGATGATCGCCATCGGGGTTCCGACCAGGGCGGTCTGCAGGGTCACGGTGCCCGAAACCGAGATGACCGCATCACAGGCGTTGGCGACATCGTAAATGCTCTCTTCGACCAGGGTAACCGGTAGGGACCGACCCGCCAGAGCCGTGCTGAACTGGTCGGACTCAAGCGAAGGCGCCACGGGGAGCAGAAACCGGGTATCGGGTTTTTGCTGAAGGATCCGTTCGGCCGAGGCGAGGATGGTTTCCAGGCAGTAGCGAAGCTCGTTCTTCCTGCTCCCCGGGAACAGCCCGACCACGGGCCCCGGCCCGGGGATGCCGTGCCGCGCCCTGACCTGCTCGGCGGTCTGCTCGACGTGGACCTCGTCCAACAGGGGGTGCCCGACATATTCGACCTCGATGTCGTGCCCGGCGTAGATCTCCGGCTCGAAAGGGAACACCGCCGCCAACCGGTCGACGATCCGGGCGATCTTTTTCACCCGCCCGCGGCGCCAGGCCCAGACCTGGGGGCTGACGTAATACAGGACAGGCACTCCGGCCAGCTTGGCCTGGCGGGCCAGGCGCAGGTTGAAATCGGGAAAATCGATGAGGATCAGCAGGTCTGGACGCTCCGGTCCGTGCAGAATCCCCTTGAGGCGGTTGAACGCCCGGTAGATCTGCGGGAAATGGCCCAGGACCTCGACCAGCCCCATAACGGAAATCTCTTCCCCGGGAATCAGGATTTCGCAACCGGCAGCCGCCATGCGCTTGCCGCCCACCCCGAAAAAGGCCAGTTCGGGATCGATTTGGCCGGCCGCCCTGATCAGGTTCGCGCCATGCAGGTCTCCGGAGGCCTCCCCAGTGACGATCAGGGCCTTGCGCGCGGTTCGGTGAGGAGTGAGGGGTGAGCAGTGAGTTGTAAAAGCCTCACTATGTTCCCCCCCCCTGGATATTTTCGCCCCGTGCTTCACGCCTTACGCCTCACGCATTTACAGAGCCCCGAGAATGACGTCGCAGACCCGGTCGATCTGGGCCTCGGTCAGTTCGGGAAACATCGGAAGAGAAAGCACTCGCTTGGCCACGGATTCCGCGACCGGCATGCTCACTCCGGCGTAAAGCTCGCGATAGACTTCCTGGCGGTGCAGGGGAATCGGGTAGTAGACGGCCGAGGCGATCCCGGCGGCGGTCAGTGCCTGGTGAATGGCATCGCGGGCATCGCTCAGAACCGTGTACTGGTGATAAACGTGCAGGCCCTTGCCGTCCTCGGCCGGGGGGGTGACCTTGGTTCCCTGGAGCCGGGCCGTATATCGGTGGGCGTTGCGCCGGCGCTGCTCGTTGTATCCGTCGAGATGCTTGAGCTTGGCGCGCAGCACCACGGCCTGCAGTTCATCGAGCCGGCTGTTGTAGCCGATCACCGAATGATGGTAGCGCTCGCGGCTGCCATGGTTGCGGTAGACCCGCACCTCCTCCGCCAGACGATCGTCGTCGGTGACGATCATGCCGCCGTCGCCGTAGCAGCCGAGGTTTTTGCTGGGGAAAAAGGAAAAGCACCCCAACTCGCCGTAGGCACCGGACCTGCGGTCCCCGTATTCGGCACCGAAGGACTGGGCGCAGTCCTCGATCAGGCGCAGCCCGTGTTTCCGGCAGAGTTCGCGGATCGGTGCCAGGTCCGCAGGCTGGCCGAACAGATGCACCGGGAGGATGGCTCGGGTCCTGTCGGTAATGGCCGCCTCGATCAGTTCGACGTCGATATTGAAGGTCAGCGGGTCGATGTCGACGAATACCGGCCGACCGCCCACGTAGGAGATGGCCTCGGCGGTAGCGATAAAGGTGAAGGGGGTGGTGATCACCTCGTCCCCCTCCCCGATTCCCGCGGCCCGCAGGGCCAGGTGCAGGGCGTCGGTCCCCGAAGCCACCCCGATGGCATGGCGCACTCCGCAATAGGCCGCGACCTCCTCCTCCAGGGCTTTTCCCTGGGGCCCGAGAATGAAGTGGGTTGTCTCCAGAACCGTGCGAAACCCCGCTTCGATTTCCTGGCGCAGGGTTTCGTACTGACCTTTCAGGTCGACCATGGGAATCTGCATGACGGTTATCCTCGACTGGTTGTTTTTTTTGCCCCGCACGATGGCGGGGGGGTAAAACAAAAAGCGGGGCCGGTTCGGCCGAACCCCCGCCCCTGCTAAACGGCCGGGCACCCCCGGCATGTAGTGCTGTGGCAACTACAGTTTCTGGTTGATCAGATGGGCCAGCTCCAGGGCCCGTTTGCCGTCTTCCCCGGAAACCATCGGTTCGGTTCCGCCGCGCACCGCCTCGGTGAAGGCGCTGATCTCCGCCATCAGGGCATCGCCCTGCTCGAAACTCTTCATTTCCATCACCACGTCCGGCAGACCGGGAATCATCTGGGTGCCGGGCTGTTTGCGGTAGATGGCGATCTGCCGTGCCTGGTAATCGATGGAGATGTAGGCGTCGGCCTGGAAAATCCGGATCTTGCGAACCGCCTCGCGGCTGACCCGGCTGGCGGTGACATTGGCAACACAGCCGTTCTCGAACTGCAGCCGCGCGTTGGCAATGTCCACCTCTTCGGAAAGCACCGGGACACCGATGGAATTGACGGTTTTAACCGGGGAGCCGACCATGCTGAGGATGATGTCGATATCGTGGATCATCAGGTCCAGCACCACGTTGACATCGGTCCCCCGGGGTTTGAAGGGGGCAAGCCGTTGGGATTCGACGAACCGCGGTTGATTGAGAACCCCCTTGAGAGCCAGGATGGCCGGGTTGAAGCGCTCAAGATGCCCGACCTGAAAGACCAGGTTGCGGCTGCGCGCCAGGGCGATCAACTCCTCGGCCTCGGCAACGGTGCGGGTAACCGGCTTCTCCAGCAGGATGTGACAGCCGGCTTCGAGGCACTTTTTGGCCACTTCGAAGTGGTACTGGGTGGGGACCGCGATGGAGACCAGGTCCACCTCGCCAATCAGTTGGTCCAAGTCGGAGTAGGCCCGGGTGCCGACTTCGTCCGCCACCGTCTGCGCCCGAGCGGGGTCATGGTCCACCACACCGACCAGGTCGACCTGCTCGAGCAGTGCATATTTCTGTGCGTGGAACCGCCCCAGGTACCCGACCCCGATGACACCGGCACGAAGTTTTCCCATGGCCCCTCTCCGGCACCCCTCAGCGGGCGATGCCACGCTCGCTGTTGCGGATGAAGTCAATGAACACCTTGAGCTCCGCGGTCTGTTCCAGTTCGGCATCGATCCGCGCCAGAGCCTCGTCAAGCCGCAGGCCCGAGCGAAAAACGAGCTTGTAGGCCTTTTTGATCCCGCGAATGGCCCCTTCGGAAAATCCCCGCCGCCCGAGGCCGACCAGGTTCAGCCCCACGGTCCTGGCCCGGTCGCCCTGCGCCAGGGTGTAAGGGGGGATGTCCTGGGTGACCATGGCGCCGCCGCTGATCATGACATGGCAACCGACCCGGGAAAATTGGTGAACCGCCGAGAGCCCGCCGAGGATGGCGAAGTCGTCGACCGTCACGTGTCCGGCCAGGGTGGCGCCGTTGGCCAGGATCACCCGGTTGCCGACAATGCAGTCGTGGGCGACGTGGGAGTAGGCCATGAACAGGTTGTCGTTGCCGACCACGGTCTTGGAGCCGCCGCTTTCGGTACCCCGGTGCATGGTCACGAACTCGCGGATGGTGTTGCGGTCGCCGATTTTCAGGCAGGAGTTCTCGCCATGGAATTTGAGGTCCTGGGGGGCAGCGCCCACCGAGGCGAACTGGAAGATCCGGTTGTCCCGGCCGATTTCCGTAGGGCCCTCGATCAC
This window encodes:
- the msbA gene encoding lipid A export permease/ATP-binding protein MsbA; this translates as MALTSKQIYSRLLKYSRPYAGRIALALAASLVVAGTDVASAKLVQPFIDLIIADRNAALAALVPVFVIGLAALKGGARYVQEYFIKTAGQLVVQDVRNDLYRHSLSLSMGFFSKNSSGGLMSRVLNDVGIMQRSAADILVEAVREGFTLVGLTGLAFYTDWRLACLAFVILPVAVVPASVIGRKIKDNTRKGQSTMGNLTAVLQETFSGIKVIKAFGTERAEDRRFRDENLSFYRYMRKVLKYDSASAPVIELLASFGVAAVVWYGIHRVISGAMTQGELFSFVASVLMMYGPVKKLTKVSNTVQKSVGAAERVFEVMDEVPEVADAPDAVEVSSVRGEVAFDRVSFSYGDEAVVRDFSIVASPGEVVALVGPSGAGKSTVAGLLARFYDPIAGAIRIDGVDLRRFTLDSLRSHIALVDQETFLFNTSIAENIRYGKPEATDEEILEAARKAFADDFINALPEGFRTSIGDRGLRLSGGQRQRLCIARAILRDAPVLILDEATSALDTESETMVQKALANLMKNRTTFVIAHRLSTIMHADKIVVMEQGAIREIGTHRELLEAGGLYRKLYDMQFEG
- the lpxB gene encoding lipid-A-disaccharide synthase encodes the protein MIVTGEASGDLHGANLIRAAGQIDPELAFFGVGGKRMAAAGCEILIPGEEISVMGLVEVLGHFPQIYRAFNRLKGILHGPERPDLLILIDFPDFNLRLARQAKLAGVPVLYYVSPQVWAWRRGRVKKIARIVDRLAAVFPFEPEIYAGHDIEVEYVGHPLLDEVHVEQTAEQVRARHGIPGPGPVVGLFPGSRKNELRYCLETILASAERILQQKPDTRFLLPVAPSLESDQFSTALAGRSLPVTLVEESIYDVANACDAVISVSGTVTLQTALVGTPMAIIYKMAPLTFAIGKRLIKVPFIGLANIVAGRGVVREFIQDAASPEAISEEILRILDDPQYNARMREGLATVKDRMGEGGCSLRVARMASDLSRRTPGGKAV
- a CDS encoding DegT/DnrJ/EryC1/StrS family aminotransferase; this translates as MQIPMVDLKGQYETLRQEIEAGFRTVLETTHFILGPQGKALEEEVAAYCGVRHAIGVASGTDALHLALRAAGIGEGDEVITTPFTFIATAEAISYVGGRPVFVDIDPLTFNIDVELIEAAITDRTRAILPVHLFGQPADLAPIRELCRKHGLRLIEDCAQSFGAEYGDRRSGAYGELGCFSFFPSKNLGCYGDGGMIVTDDDRLAEEVRVYRNHGSRERYHHSVIGYNSRLDELQAVVLRAKLKHLDGYNEQRRRNAHRYTARLQGTKVTPPAEDGKGLHVYHQYTVLSDARDAIHQALTAAGIASAVYYPIPLHRQEVYRELYAGVSMPVAESVAKRVLSLPMFPELTEAQIDRVCDVILGAL
- a CDS encoding Gfo/Idh/MocA family protein, with product MGKLRAGVIGVGYLGRFHAQKYALLEQVDLVGVVDHDPARAQTVADEVGTRAYSDLDQLIGEVDLVSIAVPTQYHFEVAKKCLEAGCHILLEKPVTRTVAEAEELIALARSRNLVFQVGHLERFNPAILALKGVLNQPRFVESQRLAPFKPRGTDVNVVLDLMIHDIDIILSMVGSPVKTVNSIGVPVLSEEVDIANARLQFENGCVANVTASRVSREAVRKIRIFQADAYISIDYQARQIAIYRKQPGTQMIPGLPDVVMEMKSFEQGDALMAEISAFTEAVRGGTEPMVSGEDGKRALELAHLINQKL
- the lpxA gene encoding acyl-ACP--UDP-N-acetylglucosamine O-acyltransferase; this encodes MIHPTAIIHPGAVLGEGVQVGPYAVIGDHVSIGSGTSVGAHAVIEGPTEIGRDNRIFQFASVGAAPQDLKFHGENSCLKIGDRNTIREFVTMHRGTESGGSKTVVGNDNLFMAYSHVAHDCIVGNRVILANGATLAGHVTVDDFAILGGLSAVHQFSRVGCHVMISGGAMVTQDIPPYTLAQGDRARTVGLNLVGLGRRGFSEGAIRGIKKAYKLVFRSGLRLDEALARIDAELEQTAELKVFIDFIRNSERGIAR